The region CACCGAAGCGTCTTTGCTGTAGAGGCCTTTGGTGTCAATACCTAAGCGTTGCAGTGTCTGCACGGCGTGCGGGTTGAGCTGGCCGCTTGGAAAACTGCCGCAACTTACCGCTTCATAACCTGTCGGCGCCAGGTGATTGAACAGCGCCTCGCTCAACACGCTGCGGCAACTATTGGCGGTACACATGAACAGGACTTTGATTGAGGCGGGACGCGGGTTCATTGGGCTTGCTCATATATATGGAGATTCGAATATATACGTGCCTGTTCTGCAAATGCCAGCGCCCTCGTTCAGGTCATAGACCTGTAGCGAGGGGTGCCTTGATAGCATGCGCGGTGCTGCCACTGATTTGCTTATCGCCTCAAGCCCGGCGAGCCATCAGCAACACCGACGCTGCTGCTGCCAACAAACCCGCGCAGCAGCGGTTGAAAATTCGCTTGCCTCGAGGCTCGGCAAACCAGCGACGCATGTGCAGTCCCATGTAGGCGTAAGCGCTAATGGCGATCCACTCCAGCATCAGAAACAGGACGCCGAGCACTGCGAATTGCGGTGTCACTGGGAGAGAGGGATCAACAAACTGCGGCAGAAACGCGGTGAATATCAAGATCGCTTTGGGATTCCCCGCGGCCACCAGAAATTCCTGGCGGGCCAGCGCGACTCTACCTGCCTTTGAAGCAGTGACGTGCTCTTGGGCGTTTGGGTCGGCGCGCCACAGTTGCCAGGCGATGTACAGCAAGTACGCCGCGCCTAGAATCTTGATGGCATAGAACAGCCACTGCGAAGTGCTCAGTACGACGGACAGCCCGACGGCAGCCAGGGCAATCATCCCGGCAAACGCCAACAATCGGCCAATGCCGGCCATGCAGGCTCGACGGTAACCGTAACGGGTGGCGTTACTGACAGACAGCAAATTATTCGGGCCAGGGGCCATATTCAGGGCAAAGCAGGCCGGAATAAAGAGCGTGAGGGTGGCGAGGTCCATGACGGGGCTCCAGTAGCCGGAGCGATATTTTTATCACAGCTGACGCGCTAGTTGACCCATACAGTGAGGCGCAGAAATCGCTGCACAGTGTTTAGGGGTGTTTTCTTCAATACAGCAGCAGAGGCGGCTTATACCGTCAGGCCTGTTTCTACTGAATTGAAGAAGGTGAGTGATGAGTCTGATGATCTCTATGGCGGCGTTCGCTTTGGCCTCTTCCATAACCCCTGGGCCGGTAAACATCGTGGCGTTGGGTTCGGGGGCTCGTTATGGGTTTCGTGCCACGTTGCGTCATGTGTTGGGGGCTACGCTGGGGTTCGTGGCGCTGCTGGTGTTGATGGGCCTGGGGTTGCACGAGCTGCTGGTGCTTTGGCCGTTTTTGACGCGGGTTGTGCAGTTGGCTGGCGTGGTGTTTTTGTTGTTTATGGCCTGGAAGCTGGCGATCGATGACGGACGCCTCAATACCGGGGAGAAGGGCGAGGCGCCTTCAATGTTCTACGGCGCGCTGATGCAGTGGCTTAACCCCAAAGCCTGGCTGGCCTGCGTTGCGGGGATGGGCGCGTTTGTCGCGGACGGTGAGGTGCGCCTGGTCTGGCAGTTCGCGGTGATCTATCTGGTGGTCTGCTACTTGTCGGTGGCCTGTTGGGCCTATGCCGGGACGTTCTTACGCGAGTATTTGAACAACACCAAGGGCATGCGCTTGTTCAACCGGACGATGGCGTTCATGTTGACGCTGTGTGCCGGGTATTTGGTGTATGCCTAGATAGACTGGTTCGCCCAAAAGAAGGCTCCGCTGCCAATAGCGATGTTGCTCTTAGCATCGATATTGTCCTGGCGTCGCGGCCAGGTGCTGTTTAAACGCACGCTGGAAATGCGCTTGATCGGCAAACCCTGCTTCCAGGGCAACGTCGGCGATCAACTTTCCACTGCGCAGCTGTTCGCGAGCAAACTGAATCCGGCGATTGACCAAAAAGGCGTGGGGGGGCATGCCGTAATGCTGTTTGAACGCTCGAATCAGGTACGAAGGCGACAGTTGGGCTGCCTCGCAAATGTCCTCAAGCTTGAGCTGGTGTGTGCAGTGTTCGCGGATGTAGTCGGCCGCTCGTTCGAGTTTGAAGTTGGGCTCGCGCACTGGCTGATCGGCAGGGTTGAGTCGTTGCTGCACATCGGTGAAAAATTCCACTGCGGCACTGTGCTTGCGCAGTACCTCCTGCTGCTCATCGACGAGGATGTCGTACAGCGCCTTAAGGCCGGAAAACAGATGGATGTCGTGTAAGTGGGTGGTGGAAAACCTGCGAAAAACAGGGGCCTGACTAAAGCCCAGTTGATGTTGCAGATCTATCAACCAAGGCGTTTCGACGTAGAGCATTACGTAGGACCAGGGTTGGTCGTCAATAGGATTGCAGGCGTGTACATCGCCAGGATTCATCAGCACCACTGTGCCGGCGCCAACCTGATAGTGCGCGAGTTCATGAACATAGGTGCTGCGTCCGGCGGTGATTGCACCCATGGAAAAGTGAGTGTGGGAATGTCGGGCGTAGCAGACCTCGCGACCATCAGCGATGGCCCTGGCCTCAATGAAGGGCAGGGCGTCATCGCGCCAGAAGCGCGGTGCTTTGTCAGCGTTTTTGGCGGCAGCGTGTTTCATGGTCAGTATTTCCGGCGGGCCTGCGCGCCAGTGTATTAGCTCCGGTGGTCAAAGGCGCGTGCCAATTGGGCTCTTTTTCAGGTTGACCGATGGTCGCCGAAGCGCACATCTGTGGCGAATTACGCTGAGCTATATGGGCAACATCTACGGTTGGTCTACGCTCAAGAAGATAACCCTCAACGGAGTGCGCGATGCGGTCGCCAAGCAAACCCCTGAATGAAAGCTCCCGATTAGAAACCCTGCACTCGCTGAATGTGCTGGACAGTGCGCCGGAGGAACGTTTTGACCGGCTCACCCGCCTGGCTCGGCGTCTGTTTAATGTACCGATTGCCCTGGTGACCTTGGTGGACGCTGATCGCCAGTGGTTTAAATCGTGCATTGGAATGTCTGAGCCCCGCGAGACCGGACGAGACGTCTCGTTTTGTGGCCATGCGATCTTGAGTGACCAGATTTTGATGGTCACCGATGCTGAGCAGGATGAGCGTTTTCACGATAATCCACTGGTGGTGGGCGACCCAGGCATTCGCTTCTACGCCGGTTGCCCGCTGAGCGTCGGCGACGGCAGCAAGTTGGGGACTTTGTGCCTGATCGACACTCGGCCGCGCCGACTGGACGATGAAGAGCGCGAACTGCTGCGTGACTTGGCGCGGATGGCCGAGCAAGAGTTGATGGCCGTGCAGATGGCAAGCATGGATGAGTTGACCTTGTTGTCTAACCGACGTGGTTTCAAGGCGTTGGCCCAGCATGGCCTGGAGGTGTGCCATCGGTTGAAAAAACCCGCGAGTTTATTGTTTTTTGACCTCAACGATTTCAAGCAAATCAACGATCTTTACGGGCATGCCGAGGGCGACAGCGCCCTGAAAACCTTCGCAGACGTGCTGCGGATCGCCTTTCGTGAAAGTGATGTGGTCGGCCGCTTGGGGGGCGATGAATTCGTCGTATTGCTGACGGGGTCAAACCTTACGGAAACCACGGCGGTCATGGCGCGACTCAAAGAGATTCTCGATGAGCGCAATGCCACGTTACAGCGCGGATACGACATTCGATTCAGCGTCGGGCAGATCGAATATGACGCCAATCGTCATGACACCGTGGATCGTCTGTTAGCCGATGCTGACGGCGCGATGTATGCCCACAAGCAATCGTTGAGAAAACGCTGAACCTGTCGGCAACGTGCGCGCATACCGGTCACCGTGGGTCTGCATCGCTTGCCTGGGTGCGGGTCATTTGGCGAATAGCTGGCCAATATCCTTGAATGCCTTGAACTCGAGCGCATTGCCGCAGGGGTCAAACAAAAACATCGTGGCTTGTTCACCCACCATGCCTTGAAAGCGAATGCCCGGCTCAATCACAAAGCGCGTATTGCGTGCCTTCAAGCGTTCGGCCAAGGCTTCCCATGCGTCCATTGTCAACACCACGCCAAAGTGTGGAACAGGCACATCGTGGCCATCTACGGTATTGGTGTGCGCGGATTCTTGAGCGGCGTTTTTTGGCGCCAGGTGAATGACCAGTTGATGGCCAAAGAAATTGAAATCGACCCAGTGATCGCTGGAGCGACCTTCCTCAAGGCCGAACACCTCACCGTAGAAATTGCGTGCGGCTGTTAAGTCGTAGACCGGGATGGCCAAGTGAAAAGGGGAGAGTTGCATAAGGCGTGCCTCGACGGTCGGGAATTACGGTTGAGTTGTCGGCTCAAGTCATTCGTCGCGAGCCGTTTGTGCTGATCGTTTCGCAAGATCTGGGCAGTGTTTGCACGGTGTCGAGCCTGAAAGATTGCCACCTGCGACAACGTTGAAGCTGCCGCAGGTGGCATCGGTCAGGGCTCCAGGCGCAGAAGCACGTAATCGTCTTTATCAAAGCTGCCGCTCAGCACCGGTTGCAAAGCGCCCAAGCGGGTGCCTTGTAAACGTTGGAAGTCGCGTTGGCCAAGCATCAGCCAAGCGGGTCCATTGAGTTTATCCAGATCTTCTACGGACTCGCTGAACAGAGGTTGCAGGTCTTGCTCGATATTGACCATGAACTTGATCGCCTTCGCGTCCTTGCCCATTCCGAACAACATCAGTGGTGCAGGTGCTTTGTGTACCTGTTCCATGACCGCAAGACTGAACGTGCGGGTGTCATAGATCCGCCGTTCTGCCGACTCGAATACCAGAATGTACGCCGACCACAGCGCTAAAACTGCGCAGAGCGCCAGTGTCTGTGCTCTCCAGCGTGGACGCAGCAGTACACACAGTGCGATCGCCTGCAGCATCCCGAGTACGATCAGCGCCGGTAGGACGTTGGTCAACTGCTCGGGAAAACGCCGCTGAGCCACCAGCAATCCGCCGATCAGCAGACCGGGAAC is a window of Pseudomonas sp. DC1.2 DNA encoding:
- a CDS encoding LysE family translocator; amino-acid sequence: MDLATLTLFIPACFALNMAPGPNNLLSVSNATRYGYRRACMAGIGRLLAFAGMIALAAVGLSVVLSTSQWLFYAIKILGAAYLLYIAWQLWRADPNAQEHVTASKAGRVALARQEFLVAAGNPKAILIFTAFLPQFVDPSLPVTPQFAVLGVLFLMLEWIAISAYAYMGLHMRRWFAEPRGKRIFNRCCAGLLAAAASVLLMARRA
- a CDS encoding LysE family translocator encodes the protein MSLMISMAAFALASSITPGPVNIVALGSGARYGFRATLRHVLGATLGFVALLVLMGLGLHELLVLWPFLTRVVQLAGVVFLLFMAWKLAIDDGRLNTGEKGEAPSMFYGALMQWLNPKAWLACVAGMGAFVADGEVRLVWQFAVIYLVVCYLSVACWAYAGTFLREYLNNTKGMRLFNRTMAFMLTLCAGYLVYA
- a CDS encoding VOC family protein translates to MQLSPFHLAIPVYDLTAARNFYGEVFGLEEGRSSDHWVDFNFFGHQLVIHLAPKNAAQESAHTNTVDGHDVPVPHFGVVLTMDAWEALAERLKARNTRFVIEPGIRFQGMVGEQATMFLFDPCGNALEFKAFKDIGQLFAK
- a CDS encoding sensor domain-containing diguanylate cyclase, which translates into the protein MRSPSKPLNESSRLETLHSLNVLDSAPEERFDRLTRLARRLFNVPIALVTLVDADRQWFKSCIGMSEPRETGRDVSFCGHAILSDQILMVTDAEQDERFHDNPLVVGDPGIRFYAGCPLSVGDGSKLGTLCLIDTRPRRLDDEERELLRDLARMAEQELMAVQMASMDELTLLSNRRGFKALAQHGLEVCHRLKKPASLLFFDLNDFKQINDLYGHAEGDSALKTFADVLRIAFRESDVVGRLGGDEFVVLLTGSNLTETTAVMARLKEILDERNATLQRGYDIRFSVGQIEYDANRHDTVDRLLADADGAMYAHKQSLRKR
- a CDS encoding AraC family transcriptional regulator, giving the protein MKHAAAKNADKAPRFWRDDALPFIEARAIADGREVCYARHSHTHFSMGAITAGRSTYVHELAHYQVGAGTVVLMNPGDVHACNPIDDQPWSYVMLYVETPWLIDLQHQLGFSQAPVFRRFSTTHLHDIHLFSGLKALYDILVDEQQEVLRKHSAAVEFFTDVQQRLNPADQPVREPNFKLERAADYIREHCTHQLKLEDICEAAQLSPSYLIRAFKQHYGMPPHAFLVNRRIQFAREQLRSGKLIADVALEAGFADQAHFQRAFKQHLAATPGQYRC